Proteins from a single region of Hymenobacter aquaticus:
- a CDS encoding phytoene desaturase family protein, translating to MPPLPASAPTPILIIGAGIGGLSAAIRLARLGYPVRLLEAREQGGGLASGFTLQGFSFDSGPYILLDQPGLAWAFQQLSIPPEALPLRPIEAVYHVLQEDGSTTAFDRSLAATAARFDTQHPGSGARYADFVDRTFRIHQIMKPLTFTNHPTPLAVLRAGGWRHVPFLLSSLGAVLERAALPLPVRKGISIWTHIAGQPVREAPSPMAFVPGLFHHVGSFYPVGGMRAIPELLEKTAREAGVVISYGTKVARIHTSKGAVTGVATTVGEVVPAAAIISNAAGIGTYTELVRDIAPKEKQKLEALPLQSPGVCVYLAVRGLNPPYYIRFKLRGTGCTAFVQPGLLAPELAQDGWYPARLIAPLDHATAAALGPDGQRELMDELLVDPWWQENVAEYRVLHRRTTFEWGREFTLYHDSMNPVMTAKFMRQGRLAHRSPLVRGLYLTGSATHPGQWVSFCAISGVLAADCLAQDFPRHA from the coding sequence ATGCCCCCATTACCCGCCTCCGCCCCAACTCCTATTCTCATCATCGGGGCCGGTATTGGCGGCCTGAGCGCCGCCATTCGCCTGGCCCGGCTGGGCTACCCGGTGCGGCTGCTGGAAGCCCGGGAGCAGGGCGGCGGGCTGGCCTCGGGCTTCACCCTACAGGGCTTTTCCTTCGATTCAGGTCCCTACATCCTGCTCGACCAGCCGGGGCTGGCCTGGGCATTTCAGCAATTGAGTATCCCGCCTGAAGCCCTGCCGCTGCGGCCCATCGAAGCCGTGTACCACGTGTTGCAGGAAGACGGCTCTACCACCGCCTTCGACCGGAGCCTGGCGGCCACGGCGGCCCGCTTCGACACCCAGCACCCCGGCAGCGGGGCCCGCTACGCCGATTTCGTGGACCGCACCTTCCGGATTCACCAGATCATGAAGCCGCTCACGTTTACCAACCACCCCACGCCGCTGGCGGTGCTGCGGGCCGGCGGGTGGCGGCACGTGCCGTTTCTGCTCAGCTCTTTGGGCGCGGTGCTGGAGCGCGCCGCCCTGCCGCTGCCCGTGCGCAAGGGCATCAGCATCTGGACCCACATTGCCGGCCAGCCCGTGCGGGAAGCGCCCAGCCCGATGGCCTTCGTGCCGGGGCTGTTTCACCACGTGGGCTCGTTTTACCCGGTGGGTGGCATGCGGGCCATTCCGGAGCTGCTGGAAAAAACGGCCCGGGAAGCCGGCGTCGTCATTTCCTACGGCACCAAAGTAGCCCGCATCCACACCAGCAAGGGGGCCGTGACGGGCGTGGCAACCACCGTCGGCGAGGTTGTTCCGGCCGCGGCCATTATTTCCAACGCGGCCGGCATCGGGACGTACACCGAGCTGGTGCGGGATATTGCGCCGAAGGAAAAGCAGAAGCTGGAAGCCCTGCCGCTGCAGTCGCCGGGCGTGTGCGTGTATCTGGCCGTGCGGGGGCTGAATCCGCCCTACTACATCCGCTTCAAGCTGCGCGGCACCGGCTGCACGGCCTTCGTGCAGCCTGGCCTGCTGGCCCCCGAGCTGGCCCAGGACGGCTGGTACCCAGCCCGCCTCATCGCGCCCCTCGACCACGCCACGGCCGCGGCCCTGGGCCCAGATGGGCAGCGGGAGCTGATGGACGAGCTGCTGGTCGACCCGTGGTGGCAGGAAAACGTTGCCGAGTACCGCGTGCTGCACCGCCGCACCACCTTCGAGTGGGGCCGCGAGTTTACGCTTTACCACGACAGCATGAACCCGGTGATGACGGCCAAATTCATGCGCCAGGGCCGCCTGGCCCACCGTAGCCCGCTGGTGCGCGGCCTCTACCTGACGGGCAGCGCCACCCACCCGGGCCAGTGGGTGAGCTTCTGCGCCATTTCCGGGGTGCTGGCCGCCGATTGTCTGGCCCAAGACTTTCCGCGCCATGCTTAG
- the uvrA gene encoding excinuclease ABC subunit UvrA, with product MATPTSDSSSDFTGFVRVRGAREHNLKDVDVDIPRDALVVFTGVSGSGKSSLAFGTLYAEAQRRYLESVSPYARRLFHQMAVPEVDSIDGLPPAVALQQQRGTPTTRSSVGSVTTLSNLLRMLYSRAGDYPAGQGIVYAEGFSPNTPEGACPQCHGLGRLYEVTEHSMVPDPTLTIRERAIAAWPQAWGGQNQRDILVTLGYDVDTPWQDLPQKDRDWILFTDEQPVVPVYPGYSPQETQRALKRREPPNYMGTFTGVKRHVLHTFATTQSPLMKKRALQYMVSTECPVCHGKRLRPESLAVTFAGLDIADMSRLPLKRVAGLLRPFADGTAPGRRKHDAAHPEQTIVAQRIAEDLCARLAVLLDLGLGYLALERSTPTLSPGELQRLRLATQLYSNLFGVVYVLDEPSAGLHPSDTEALLKALASLKKAGNSLFVVEHNLDVIRQADWLVDVGPAAGEQGGEVLYSGPPAGLADVESSQTRRYLFNETAAEVRTPRQPRGWLKLQGVTRNNLDNLSAEFPLGVFTTVTGVSGSGKSSLVSQVLVELVAEHLGQDVAAEEEEADPLERAAPQTTGGRIVAGLEQIKRLVRVDQKPIGRTPRSNMATYTGLFDHVRKLFAATPAAKKRRYDAGRFSFNVAKGRCENCQGEGFVMVELLFLPSVYAPCPVCHGARYNAQTLEITYRDLNIAQVLGLTVDDAWAFFADEPAVQRALTVLREVGLGYLRLGQPATELSGGEAQRIKLATELQRAQRGNSLYILDEPTTGLHPSDVEKLLTQLDGLVEAGNTVIVVEHDMRVVAGSDWVLDIGPGAGDEGGKIVAAGPPARVAQVKESRTAPHLRRFLGGKG from the coding sequence ATGGCGACACCTACTTCAGATTCCTCTTCCGACTTCACCGGTTTCGTGCGCGTGCGCGGGGCCCGGGAACACAACCTCAAAGACGTCGACGTCGACATTCCGCGCGACGCGCTGGTGGTGTTTACCGGCGTGTCGGGCTCGGGCAAGTCCTCTCTGGCGTTTGGTACGCTCTACGCCGAGGCCCAGCGCCGCTACCTGGAGTCGGTGTCGCCCTACGCGCGGCGGCTGTTTCACCAGATGGCCGTGCCCGAGGTGGACAGCATCGACGGGCTGCCGCCGGCCGTGGCGTTGCAGCAGCAGCGCGGCACGCCCACTACCCGCTCGTCGGTGGGCTCGGTCACCACCCTGTCGAACCTGCTGCGCATGCTCTACTCCCGGGCCGGCGACTACCCCGCGGGCCAGGGCATCGTGTACGCTGAGGGCTTTTCGCCCAACACGCCCGAGGGTGCCTGCCCGCAGTGCCACGGCCTGGGCCGCCTCTACGAAGTCACGGAGCACAGCATGGTGCCCGACCCCACGCTCACCATCCGGGAGCGGGCCATTGCGGCCTGGCCCCAGGCCTGGGGCGGCCAAAACCAGCGCGACATCCTCGTGACCCTGGGCTACGACGTGGATACGCCCTGGCAGGACTTGCCGCAAAAGGACCGGGACTGGATTCTGTTTACTGACGAGCAGCCCGTAGTGCCGGTGTACCCCGGCTATTCGCCCCAGGAAACCCAGCGGGCCCTGAAGCGCCGGGAGCCGCCGAACTACATGGGCACCTTCACGGGGGTGAAGCGCCACGTGCTGCACACCTTCGCCACCACCCAAAGCCCCCTGATGAAAAAGCGGGCCTTGCAGTACATGGTCAGCACCGAGTGCCCGGTGTGCCACGGCAAGCGGCTGCGGCCCGAGTCGCTGGCCGTCACGTTCGCCGGCCTCGACATTGCCGACATGTCGCGCCTGCCGCTCAAGCGGGTGGCCGGCCTGCTGCGGCCCTTCGCCGACGGCACCGCCCCCGGCCGCCGCAAGCACGACGCGGCCCACCCCGAGCAAACCATCGTGGCCCAGCGCATTGCCGAAGACCTCTGCGCCCGCCTGGCCGTGCTGCTGGATCTGGGCCTGGGCTACCTGGCCCTGGAGCGCAGCACGCCCACGTTGTCGCCGGGCGAGTTGCAGCGCCTGCGCCTGGCCACCCAGCTCTATTCCAACCTGTTCGGGGTGGTCTACGTGCTCGACGAGCCTTCCGCCGGCCTGCACCCCTCCGATACCGAAGCCCTGCTCAAAGCCCTGGCCAGCCTGAAAAAAGCCGGCAACTCGCTGTTCGTGGTCGAGCACAACCTGGACGTTATCCGCCAGGCCGACTGGCTCGTGGACGTGGGCCCGGCCGCCGGGGAGCAGGGTGGGGAAGTGCTCTACAGCGGCCCGCCCGCCGGGCTGGCAGACGTTGAGTCTTCCCAAACCCGCCGCTACTTGTTCAACGAAACTGCCGCCGAAGTCCGCACCCCGCGCCAGCCCCGCGGCTGGCTGAAGCTGCAGGGCGTCACGCGCAATAACCTTGATAATCTCAGCGCGGAGTTTCCGCTGGGCGTGTTTACCACCGTCACGGGCGTGTCGGGCTCGGGCAAGTCGAGCCTGGTAAGCCAGGTGCTGGTGGAGCTGGTAGCCGAGCACCTGGGCCAGGACGTAGCGGCCGAGGAAGAGGAGGCCGACCCGCTGGAGCGGGCCGCGCCCCAAACCACCGGGGGCCGCATCGTGGCGGGTCTGGAGCAGATCAAGCGCCTGGTGCGCGTGGATCAGAAGCCCATCGGCCGCACCCCGCGCTCCAACATGGCCACCTACACCGGCCTGTTCGACCACGTGCGCAAGCTGTTTGCCGCCACGCCCGCGGCCAAAAAGCGGCGCTACGACGCGGGCCGGTTTTCCTTCAACGTGGCCAAGGGGCGCTGCGAGAATTGCCAGGGGGAAGGCTTCGTGATGGTGGAGCTGCTGTTTCTGCCCAGCGTCTACGCGCCCTGCCCGGTGTGCCACGGGGCCCGCTACAACGCCCAAACCCTGGAAATAACCTACCGCGACCTGAACATTGCCCAGGTGCTGGGCCTGACCGTGGATGACGCCTGGGCCTTTTTTGCCGATGAGCCCGCCGTGCAGCGCGCCCTCACGGTGCTGCGCGAAGTGGGCCTGGGCTACCTGCGCCTGGGCCAGCCCGCCACCGAGCTGAGCGGGGGCGAGGCCCAGCGCATCAAGCTGGCTACCGAGCTGCAACGGGCCCAGCGCGGCAACTCGCTCTACATCCTCGACGAGCCCACCACCGGCCTGCACCCCTCCGACGTGGAAAAGCTCCTCACCCAGCTCGACGGCCTGGTGGAAGCCGGCAACACGGTTATCGTCGTGGAGCACGACATGCGCGTGGTGGCCGGCTCCGACTGGGTGCTGGACATCGGGCCCGGGGCCGGCGACGAAGGCGGAAAAATCGTGGCGGCCGGCCCGCCGGCCCGGGTGGCGCAGGTGAAGGAAAGCCGCACGGCCCCGCACCTGCGGCGGTTTCTGGGCGGGAAAGGGTAG
- the msrB gene encoding peptide-methionine (R)-S-oxide reductase MsrB: MLRWIDVLTFAKYGNPEPPRRVEKTEAEWAAALTPAQYQVLRQHHTEPPYRNAYCRSYEPGRYQCAGCGSLLFDAATKYHAISGWPSFTQPAAPSAIRYHFDDTHHMQRVEVRCNVCGGHLGHVFPDGPAPAGLRYCINSASLVRV, from the coding sequence ATGCTCCGCTGGATCGACGTGCTGACTTTTGCCAAATACGGCAACCCCGAGCCGCCCCGGCGGGTGGAAAAAACCGAGGCGGAATGGGCTGCTGCGCTGACGCCCGCCCAATACCAGGTGCTGCGCCAGCACCACACCGAGCCGCCCTACCGCAACGCCTACTGCCGCAGCTACGAGCCCGGCCGCTACCAGTGCGCCGGCTGCGGCAGCTTGCTGTTCGACGCGGCCACCAAGTACCACGCCATATCCGGCTGGCCCAGCTTCACCCAGCCCGCGGCCCCCAGTGCCATCCGCTACCACTTCGACGACACGCACCACATGCAGCGGGTGGAGGTGCGCTGCAACGTCTGCGGCGGCCACCTGGGCCACGTGTTTCCGGACGGCCCGGCCCCGGCCGGGCTGCGATACTGCATCAATTCGGCAAGTTTGGTGCGGGTGTGA
- a CDS encoding helix-turn-helix domain-containing protein: protein MLRKSYSTSRAAAVRRYFALSQLELARFLGVTRGQVAHVEAGRSTFSDTVYCRLRVLEGLMHALPTTPAEPRALPLPADLKPLRQRLLRCRYLAANVRYQLEDHHRYAQTHADRLLALARLRSVLFPASPPPLVDPAADPPRDQKWLTRLEFDTAVAPAPLSAAERALLELRLRHLEEEAALLAALLPPVPPA from the coding sequence ATGTTGAGAAAATCGTATTCTACCTCCCGGGCGGCGGCGGTGCGGCGGTATTTCGCGTTGTCGCAGCTGGAGCTGGCCCGCTTTCTGGGCGTCACGCGGGGGCAGGTAGCCCACGTGGAAGCCGGCCGCAGCACGTTTTCCGATACCGTGTACTGCCGGCTGCGCGTGCTGGAGGGCCTGATGCACGCCCTGCCGACGACCCCGGCCGAGCCCCGGGCCCTGCCCCTGCCCGCCGACCTGAAGCCCCTGCGTCAACGGTTGCTCCGCTGCCGCTACCTGGCGGCCAACGTGCGCTACCAGCTCGAAGACCACCACCGCTACGCCCAGACGCACGCCGACCGGCTGCTGGCCCTGGCCCGGCTGCGGAGCGTGCTCTTCCCCGCCTCTCCGCCGCCGCTGGTAGACCCGGCCGCCGACCCGCCCCGGGACCAAAAATGGCTTACCCGCCTCGAATTCGATACGGCGGTAGCCCCGGCCCCGCTCAGCGCCGCCGAGCGGGCCCTGCTGGAGCTGCGCCTGCGCCACCTGGAAGAGGAAGCTGCCCTGCTCGCCGCCCTGCTGCCGCCCGTTCCACCGGCGTAG
- a CDS encoding acyl-CoA synthetase, which produces MHDYFQQFQRLTEAGHYDALARLPVPKPEFFNWTADIFEGLHTARHPHKEALVLVGDDDDGAPERYTYQQLSTRANGLLHFWRGQGIGAGQAVLLMVPVVAELWLTYLAGIKGGQVLIPTATIMAVPDLAYRFSRLLPAVVIADLENAEKIDQAEALHGQKIPLKMLVGNAAARPGWVSFPATDAAPEPVAPAPTRADDPLFLFFTSGTTGLPKIVTHTHFSYPVGHLSTAAWIGVRPSDTHCNISQAGWAKFAWSSFFAPLSVGATLLVYRQTGKFAAPPLLRALAQHGVTTFCAPPTVLRLLILEDLTQYQFSFRECVSAGEPLNPEVIEAWQRGTGRLIRDGYGQTESTAMVYNLPGSRVQLGSMGRPSFLYDVVIADDEGRVLPDTEEGHIAVRMDTGRPNGIFKEYFGEPERGASVFRHGLYYTGDKAYRTPDGYLWFVGRDDDVIKSSDYRVGPFEVESALVEHPAVVEAAVVGSPHPIKGHEIKAYVILHPDSEAGEALATALFAFCRAQLAPYKMPRILEFVPELPKTISGKIRRVELRAQEAQRRQSGAAGEQEYFYRKPQ; this is translated from the coding sequence ATGCACGACTATTTCCAGCAGTTTCAGCGCCTGACCGAGGCCGGCCACTACGATGCGCTGGCCCGGCTACCGGTACCCAAGCCCGAGTTTTTCAACTGGACCGCCGACATCTTCGAGGGTCTGCACACGGCCCGGCACCCGCACAAGGAAGCCCTGGTGCTGGTCGGCGACGACGATGATGGCGCGCCGGAGCGCTACACCTACCAGCAGCTCAGCACCCGGGCCAACGGGCTGCTGCACTTCTGGCGCGGCCAGGGCATCGGGGCCGGGCAGGCGGTGCTGCTGATGGTGCCGGTGGTGGCCGAGCTGTGGCTGACGTACCTGGCCGGCATCAAGGGCGGGCAGGTGCTGATTCCGACGGCCACCATCATGGCCGTGCCCGACCTGGCTTACCGCTTCAGCCGCCTGCTGCCCGCCGTGGTTATTGCCGACCTGGAAAACGCCGAGAAGATTGACCAGGCCGAGGCGCTCCACGGCCAGAAGATTCCGCTCAAGATGCTGGTCGGCAACGCCGCCGCGCGGCCGGGCTGGGTAAGCTTCCCGGCCACCGACGCGGCCCCGGAGCCGGTGGCCCCGGCCCCCACCCGCGCCGACGACCCGCTGTTTCTGTTCTTTACCTCCGGCACCACGGGCCTGCCCAAAATCGTGACCCACACCCACTTTTCCTACCCGGTGGGCCACCTCAGCACCGCCGCCTGGATTGGAGTGCGGCCCTCGGACACTCACTGCAACATTTCGCAGGCCGGCTGGGCCAAGTTTGCCTGGAGCAGCTTTTTCGCGCCCCTGAGCGTGGGCGCCACCCTGCTGGTGTACCGCCAAACGGGCAAATTCGCGGCCCCGCCCCTGCTGCGGGCCCTGGCCCAGCACGGCGTCACCACGTTTTGCGCCCCGCCCACGGTGCTGCGCCTGCTCATTCTGGAAGACCTGACCCAATACCAATTCAGCTTCCGGGAGTGCGTCAGCGCCGGCGAGCCGCTGAACCCCGAAGTCATTGAAGCCTGGCAGCGCGGCACGGGCCGGCTGATCCGGGACGGGTACGGGCAAACGGAAAGCACCGCTATGGTCTACAACTTGCCCGGTAGCCGGGTGCAGCTGGGTTCCATGGGCCGGCCATCTTTTCTGTACGACGTGGTTATTGCCGACGACGAAGGCCGCGTGCTGCCCGACACCGAGGAGGGCCACATTGCCGTGCGCATGGATACGGGCCGGCCCAACGGCATTTTCAAGGAGTACTTCGGCGAGCCAGAGCGCGGAGCCAGCGTGTTTCGCCACGGCCTTTACTACACCGGCGACAAAGCATACCGCACCCCCGACGGCTACCTCTGGTTCGTGGGCCGCGACGACGACGTTATCAAGTCCTCGGACTACCGCGTGGGCCCCTTCGAGGTGGAAAGCGCCCTGGTCGAGCACCCGGCCGTGGTGGAAGCCGCCGTGGTAGGCTCGCCCCACCCCATCAAGGGCCACGAAATCAAGGCCTACGTGATTCTGCACCCCGATTCGGAGGCCGGGGAGGCGCTGGCTACGGCGCTGTTTGCCTTTTGCCGCGCCCAGCTGGCGCCCTACAAGATGCCCCGGATTCTGGAGTTCGTGCCGGAGCTGCCCAAGACCATCAGCGGCAAAATCCGAAGGGTGGAGCTGCGCGCCCAGGAAGCCCAGCGCCGGCAGAGCGGAGCGGCTGGCGAGCAGGAGTATTTTTACCGCAAGCCGCAGTAG
- a CDS encoding NTF2 fold immunity protein, whose translation MMTNYFPLVAAFFLLATLTAHAQHFRGRLVLGEEIARRRVEQAGLEKLPVSSTVVPDTATAFAIAEQVVFSKYGRKQIVAQRPYEAYLVDGYWCISGTLPWGYVGGTFTVILNAATYRVAKVYHQQ comes from the coding sequence ATGATGACTAACTACTTCCCACTGGTAGCAGCCTTTTTCCTTCTGGCTACCCTCACTGCCCATGCCCAGCACTTTCGGGGCCGCCTCGTACTCGGCGAGGAAATAGCCCGGCGGCGCGTAGAACAAGCCGGCCTGGAAAAGCTACCCGTTTCTTCGACTGTAGTCCCCGATACCGCCACGGCTTTTGCCATAGCCGAGCAGGTTGTTTTCAGCAAGTACGGCCGAAAGCAGATTGTCGCGCAACGGCCCTACGAAGCCTATCTGGTGGATGGCTACTGGTGCATCAGCGGCACCCTGCCCTGGGGCTACGTTGGCGGCACCTTCACTGTCATACTCAACGCGGCTACCTACCGGGTCGCCAAGGTGTATCACCAGCAATAA
- a CDS encoding MFS transporter produces MQPADCRPRPWILPVIVFAQFAGTSLWFAGNSVLPDLLRHAHLRGVSLGGVVSAVQLGFIAGTLLFALLTLADRVPPARLFLLSALAGSVANLGLLLPGLSALGLLGLRFATGLCLAGIYPVGMKIAADYYAGGLGKALGFLVGALVLGTALPHGLRWLGAGLPWAAVVLATSALAAAGGVLLWLLVPNGPFRRPGSRLQLSAVRGMWRHAPFRAAALGYFGHMWELYTFWAFVPLLLSVYQRLHPAAGPLPAGLAFATIAAGAGACVGSGYLAQRWGSLRPARLALAVSGACCVLSPVLLRLPPPLFGAAVLVWGLAVVADSPQFSALVAQQAPAAIKGTALTLVTCLGFALTIVSLQVFGLLQGYVAGQYLFLLLAPGPVLGLWATRKVARV; encoded by the coding sequence TTGCAACCCGCCGACTGTCGCCCCCGCCCCTGGATTCTGCCCGTTATTGTCTTCGCCCAGTTTGCCGGTACCTCGCTCTGGTTTGCCGGCAACAGCGTGCTGCCCGACCTGCTGCGCCACGCCCACCTGCGCGGAGTTAGCCTGGGCGGGGTGGTGTCGGCGGTGCAGCTGGGCTTCATTGCGGGCACGCTCCTGTTTGCCCTGCTCACCCTAGCCGACCGGGTGCCGCCGGCCCGCCTGTTTCTGCTCAGCGCCCTGGCCGGCAGCGTGGCCAACCTGGGCTTGCTGCTGCCGGGGCTGAGTGCGCTGGGGTTGCTGGGGCTGCGGTTTGCCACGGGGCTGTGCCTGGCCGGCATCTACCCGGTGGGCATGAAAATAGCGGCCGACTACTACGCCGGCGGGCTGGGCAAGGCCCTGGGGTTTCTGGTGGGGGCGCTGGTGCTGGGCACGGCTTTGCCCCACGGCCTGCGCTGGCTCGGGGCCGGGCTGCCCTGGGCGGCGGTAGTGCTGGCCACTTCGGCGTTGGCGGCCGCCGGCGGGGTGCTGCTCTGGCTGCTGGTGCCCAACGGCCCGTTTCGGCGGCCCGGCAGCCGGCTGCAGCTGAGCGCCGTGCGCGGCATGTGGCGGCACGCGCCGTTTCGGGCGGCGGCCCTGGGCTACTTCGGCCACATGTGGGAGCTCTACACGTTCTGGGCTTTCGTGCCGCTGCTGTTGAGCGTGTACCAGCGGCTGCACCCGGCGGCCGGCCCACTGCCGGCCGGGCTGGCCTTTGCCACCATTGCCGCCGGGGCCGGGGCCTGCGTGGGCAGCGGCTACCTGGCCCAGCGCTGGGGCTCGTTGCGCCCGGCCCGGCTGGCGCTGGCAGTGTCGGGGGCGTGCTGCGTGCTGAGCCCCGTGCTGCTGCGGCTGCCGCCGCCGCTGTTTGGGGCCGCCGTGCTGGTCTGGGGCCTGGCCGTCGTGGCCGATTCGCCCCAGTTTTCGGCCCTGGTGGCCCAGCAGGCCCCGGCGGCCATCAAGGGCACGGCCCTCACGCTGGTTACCTGCCTGGGCTTCGCCCTGACGATTGTGAGCTTGCAGGTGTTCGGGTTGCTGCAAGGCTATGTGGCCGGGCAGTACCTGTTTTTGCTGCTGGCCCCGGGGCCGGTGCTGGGCTTGTGGGCCACGCGTAAGGTCGCCCGGGTGTAG
- a CDS encoding T9SS type A sorting domain-containing protein: protein MLDFYLPTRLLRGLLLTALLAPGVAFGQSPAWFQATAVTPAAGSWSRVVATATDGQGFVYLAGNFKGTIQLAGTTLTSSAQADVFIAKWNSTTNTFVWAQRAGGRGNDNVRALAVQGSSVYVGGSFDTGRAGFGTDSLDWAGGKDGFVCKLTDAGSSASFAWSKSLGGTRDEEVTGLAATAAGLYLTGMFTSPTITLEDRILTNAAPISSLMTNDVFVAKLTDAGNSATCSWAERAGGPNTDEVSSIAVAGSNVYLHGSFYGATSTIGTTTLTNSATSPTTADLFVAKLTDQSSGAAWGWVLPVSGPEWEYSGSIAAYGSSVYVTGTYANKNTIRFGTSSLTGTNNMNCYVAKLTDAGAQASWQWVQGPRGESSWGKAITASAAGVFVAGLYSSGLTPGITLGTTMLTGLCFGCQGTFVAGLTDMGSSGRFNWALQPAGATYSDATSLAISGSELYVGGNFQAPFVQFGTIGLAVPLANERPNVGYVTSLRGITTALKSPAWAASLELAPNPAHGRATVSVPAVPGATRVTLLLTDALGRTVRTATAGLPAAGLRHELSLQGLAPGVYSLRVQAGQQQAVRALLVE, encoded by the coding sequence ATGCTCGACTTTTACCTTCCGACCCGCCTGCTGCGCGGACTGCTGCTGACTGCGCTGCTGGCTCCCGGCGTAGCATTTGGGCAAAGCCCGGCGTGGTTTCAGGCCACCGCCGTTACGCCGGCCGCCGGCAGCTGGTCGCGGGTGGTAGCCACGGCCACCGATGGTCAGGGCTTCGTGTATCTGGCGGGCAACTTCAAAGGCACAATTCAGCTGGCCGGCACCACCCTGACCAGCAGTGCCCAGGCCGACGTGTTCATTGCCAAATGGAACAGCACGACCAACACCTTCGTCTGGGCCCAGCGGGCGGGCGGCCGCGGCAACGACAACGTCAGGGCCCTGGCCGTGCAGGGCAGCAGCGTGTACGTGGGCGGCAGCTTCGACACCGGTCGGGCCGGATTCGGCACCGATTCTCTCGACTGGGCGGGCGGCAAGGATGGCTTTGTGTGCAAACTCACCGATGCGGGCAGCAGCGCCAGCTTTGCCTGGAGCAAGAGCCTGGGCGGCACCCGCGACGAGGAAGTAACGGGCCTGGCGGCCACTGCGGCGGGGCTCTACCTGACGGGTATGTTCACCAGCCCCACCATCACCCTGGAAGACCGCATCCTGACCAATGCCGCGCCCATAAGCAGCCTGATGACCAACGACGTGTTTGTAGCCAAGCTGACCGACGCGGGCAACAGCGCCACCTGTAGCTGGGCCGAGCGCGCCGGCGGCCCCAATACCGATGAAGTGTCGAGTATTGCCGTGGCGGGGAGCAACGTGTACCTGCACGGTTCCTTTTACGGCGCGACCAGCACCATCGGCACCACTACGCTCACCAACTCGGCTACCAGCCCCACTACTGCCGACCTATTCGTGGCCAAGCTCACCGACCAGAGCAGCGGTGCGGCCTGGGGCTGGGTGCTGCCCGTGAGCGGGCCGGAGTGGGAGTATTCGGGCAGTATCGCCGCCTACGGCTCCAGCGTGTACGTTACGGGCACGTATGCCAATAAAAACACCATCCGGTTTGGCACCAGCAGCCTGACGGGCACCAATAACATGAATTGCTACGTGGCCAAGCTCACCGACGCGGGTGCTCAGGCCAGCTGGCAATGGGTGCAGGGCCCCCGAGGCGAAAGTAGCTGGGGCAAGGCCATAACGGCGTCGGCCGCCGGCGTTTTCGTGGCGGGTTTGTATTCCTCCGGATTGACCCCCGGTATCACCTTGGGCACTACCATGCTGACTGGTCTCTGCTTCGGGTGCCAGGGCACATTTGTCGCGGGGCTCACCGATATGGGCAGCTCCGGCCGCTTCAACTGGGCCCTACAGCCTGCCGGGGCTACCTACTCGGATGCCACCAGCCTGGCTATAAGTGGCAGTGAGCTATACGTCGGCGGCAATTTCCAGGCTCCGTTCGTGCAATTCGGCACCATCGGCTTAGCCGTGCCCCTCGCCAACGAGCGGCCCAACGTCGGCTACGTGACTTCCCTGCGCGGCATTACCACGGCCCTGAAATCCCCGGCCTGGGCGGCTAGCCTGGAACTGGCTCCTAACCCCGCCCACGGCCGGGCCACGGTGTCGGTGCCGGCGGTGCCCGGGGCTACCCGCGTCACGCTGCTGCTCACCGACGCCCTGGGGCGCACGGTCCGGACGGCCACGGCCGGGCTGCCCGCCGCCGGCCTGCGCCACGAGCTGAGTTTGCAAGGCCTGGCTCCCGGGGTGTATTCCCTGCGCGTGCAGGCCGGGCAACAGCAGGCCGTCCGGGCGCTGCTGGTGGAGTAG